The following DNA comes from Miscanthus floridulus cultivar M001 chromosome 5, ASM1932011v1, whole genome shotgun sequence.
aacataactcatcgtttaagatgcagattagatcagtttagattaataaatggTGGGTTAAATAgcatataaggccaatctagatcaatcccaatcgggcgaagtgatattgctgtaattaaatgaataatgaaagcaataagcaatatcggtaacttaatgaatctatccgaaggatgccacccttagatagagccgataacttgaccttaatctagttcaagcagtggaggtcgaccggatcgatgtagccatacttgaactaaacaagagtcgataactagctaaTACCAGAGTCacaatggaggtcgaccggattgatgcagccatataaaaagaagtataagccatgacggtacttacagacaagccgagggtcggccggaccgatgtagccctgctcgctgaagaactcgccgagatctactctactcctactcctaaggggtggctggagccgaaaaaagtaagtaacttgtatttgattgattgtgtgtcctcttacaatagccggggtccaatatttatacctggagcctaaacatgaattctactcgagcacgactcattacaatcttaggcacaaaagaaaacattcctaatttaagataacttggaccctaatctttccctttttgtagagtccgatatgtagtttcctggcaccaaccatagctcatcatcgctatcagatgatgtcatccaaagagatccaatTTCAGAGTCATatctgaattagctgatatcgatTCTTATGCAATCGATaacttgattggcacaatcttggaagcctttgaATTCCcatgttcttctcccaaattttggtgtaaacatccttagatgtgctcatcatgctcttcttaggatgtgtgttaccaacttgttttcggCTTgccatgcactacatagcttatccttctcaaatgtgacatctttcaagccccttactagatcatgcttaatcaatttgttcaattgtttcattccaacatgaccaagccttctatgccataaccaacccatgctagacttagtgaacaaacatgttgacaattgagcttctctagcattgaaatcaaccaagtatagattctcatatctaaaacctttgaatatcaagttagagtcatctacacttatgatctctacatcatcaattccaaatatgcacttgaaaccaagatcacacaaccgacaataggttgaagttcaagctctctaatagtagcacattggaaatgctcaagtcattggatattgcaatcttaccaagccctttgaccttgcctttgctattgtcaccaaatgtgatactatcaatctcattgctatcattctcattgattgaattgaacattcttgaatcaccagtcatgtgttgtgtgcacccactatcaagcacctaatgccttcctctagctttgtaattgacctacaaaagaagatcaattctttttaggtacccaaacttacttgggtccttgaaggttaggtctttggtacccaaatggccttcttctttgggcccataattggcgtaccaatgaacttagccttcacaccattggcacccttaacaagcatgtaacaagaatcaaatctaattgaggatacattaagttgcttgttcttgttagtcttgcaatattgctctatatgcccaacttgcttgcatctattgcaaaactgaccattgcccttcacaaagctagatttaggagtgacaaaggccactttgcctttcttgggggtatatccTAATCCTTCCTTATTGAGagagaacctttggctacccaagcactttagcatgcgggcatctccaccataggcattgcctaaagcacaagtgagctcattcacctccttcttgagggtctcattttccaccattagtgaggcatcacaagtgaaaccatcactcaaaggtgaagtagtagtggtggtgctataggaagggttagtgggagcaacaacattggttttataaaaagattcatcaataatatcacatgttagtcccacatcacatgtcacAATCACTTGCTACTTCTTGGCTCCCTCCTTCTTAACTtgctcgaggagagaggagtgaactctttcaagcttagtgtgagcattgccaagttcctcatggtcttcccttagactctcatgagaagcattgagctcatcaaaggatcgcTTGAGAGCTTTGAGCTCTTtccgcaattctttgcactcctttctcttcatctcaagacATGTGTGGGCATTCTCCAACATGTCCATGagagcctcatcatcatcattgttatcactcctacaatcatcactttcacaagcATCATCATGActatcatcatattttaccttggcgggctttgccatgaggcaagttgatAAAGTATtgaagatggaaggcttgttgttgatggctatGCTTGCAAGTGCTTTCTTcttggatttcttgtcatcatcacttgagtcatcatccttcgaagaagcatcactatcccatgtaaccacatagccaccacccttcttcttcttttggaaggtcatctttttctccttcttctccttcttttgcttcttggtctcatcctcatcattgtcactattgtagggacaatccgccgCAATATGTTctgggctcttgcaattgtagcatcttctcacatattctttgctcttgttgttgtctcttctctttcttgcaccatagcccttgttcttcatgaattttccaaacttgcgcacaaagagagccatggcctcatcatcaatgtcactagcatcttcatcatcacttgattcttacttctttgacttgcccttgttcttggatgatgagctagccttgaatgctacactcttctttttcttgtcttcatcttccttcttctcatccttgtcaacccctccctttccacatggtatgtctcttgtgtcatggcatcacctagtacttggttgggggtgagttgtttcaatcctcctctaatgatgatcaatctcaatgtctcaaatctaggaggtaagcacatcaagaaccgataagagacatcattattgatcttctctcccaaagccttcaagtcattgataattacttgcaatctatggaacatctctggaatgctctcgtcatccttcatcttgaagcttgtcaacttgtccttgaggatatataGCTTGGCActtttcaccgccggtgtgccctcataggtctccTCTAATCTCTTCCACACTTCACTAGCTTTCTCttgatccttgatttgctcaaacaccttagaatcaatggcattgtaaatagtgttgagagccattgtattgcattgcttgttggccttgtcattgttggtgagattgtccggatcaagaatcacagtcactctcggtcacatcccacacttggtcattgattgaaccaagatacatcttcattttctcttccaataatcatagcatgtgtcatcaaagaacggtggtttgccccccacatggttgaacacaatttgagccataatttgacactgaggttgttaagccttcaatcaaatggtgaccacggctctgataccacttgaaaggtcctaatatggctagaggggggtgaatagcctatttaaaaatgtacaagatcactagagcaatttgattagtatgacaaataacgaaatgcaaacttgctctagctctacaagggttgcatgCCACCTGTCCAACAATTCTTGTTACTataattactaggcacacaatttgataagtcactactcactaagagctctcacacttgctacactaaagagctccactagataaacttaagctacaaagcaagctctcaattctagctacactaaagagcttgctacaactagtttgtggaaatgtaaatgagtgagtagggtgattataccgccacgtagaggagtgaaccaatcacaagataaataccaattcaatcaccgggaaaataccaaggggcaagagacaatcaatttttctcccgaggttcacgtgctcgctggcatgctagtccccgttgtgtcgaccaacacttggtggttcggcagctaataggtatcacacacctagcccaccacaagaggcgcCACAAGatcctacccacaagtgaggtaactcaatgacatgagcaatttactagagctaccttgaaGCTCTTCATGgggggaaggtgcaagacccctcaaaATCACTGGAGctagccatgaacaatcaccaacacatgccaaagctcctccgctgctcaaAATCATCtacgtggcggcaaccaccaagagaaacacaAAATCTACAGCTACAACGATCCCTaagtgccactaaatgcaatcactcaaataaatgcacttggaatcactcccaatctcactatgatgatgaatcaatgatggagatgagttggAGGTATtttcttaggctcacaaggatgtcaagtatatcAAAGTGCCGAGAGGGAGAGCCCCAAGCTGACCAAATACTATTGATAGATGTCCCCTCAAAATAGTCGTTGCTCTGctcgcgggctgaccggatgcactgaccgaacgcaccctaGCGTTTGgttagccagcatccggtcacccttggccatccATGTGTCCTCTTTCAAACCTCGCCCATTCATCTCCAATGATCAAGTCACAGTCACGCGAAACGTTAAGTCATGATTGGACTCACTGAATGATCGATCGAACTCTAAGCCACGTAGCGTtaggtcgagtacagagaggttctagagccgtTAAACTTTGACCAGACGCATCATATCATAGATGACCAGACGCGCCAGTGAGTCGGGTCACTATAGCTCAACTACGCATGATGACCGAACGCACGCCTAGCGTCAGGTCACAGTGTCCGGTCACGCTTCCCTGCTTTCGGCCAGTCACTACTTCCCTGGCTATAAATGATCGGACGCGCCAGGatgagtccggtcaccccacggCTAGCGTCCGGTTAAGGACTTTatgcttcttttctttttctaaatccTCAACCATCTTgctcttgcttccaacttgctaaccacaaagtttAGAACTTGTGTCCACatgttgtcggggacctaataccgaggtacccaatgaggtggaactgatCAACCATTGAACGATTGACACTCCCGATCAGACGAGAGTGTTACTACGTCTTTTGTCTGAAACAACGAGAGactagttccgcctcgcccggtcCCCGAggactagactccgcctcgcccagcccccgagggctagactctgcctcgctcgacccctgagggctagactccgcctcgtccgacccccgagggctaggctctgcctcgctcgacggccgagggcagactccgcctcaccctacAAGTACACCCTACTCCATCATAAGGACGAGCACAGGGTATGACTTGACACTCGAGTCAAATAcagcaccaaggaccatgccctgcgccgtggcaggaaaagtaccaccagggaacgacgggataggtgctttagaccattccggcattgcagagtccgaacagtattgtaggcgccgccttcagccctcagacATGGAACCCAACAtagacatatgacaaccactatggtctaggaagAGACTCGCACCCTCTACAATGACGGATGTGCTATCACCACACTGTGGTCCCGAAGGAGCGGTGCCCGCTCCATGGCCCCTCGGGCCCACCAgatcagagcactcgcttcagcctCTGGACGCCATCTCCGATCGAAAGGACTTGCCCATAGCGCTACTTCAggctccgaccccacgtctcttCGACCGAGACTCGTAGGAACCataaggcatgcggagcaaggctgggcaaggctcataagtcaaaaccacagtactagagtccataccctacgcggagcagtactctgtagccatcctgacattctacaatggcatcaacagtgttgtaggcgcctaccattatctagtATCCGCTggtatgggcaacaaggcttggtagacatggacaacaaggcttggtagcatacgcacccttttcctctcacttgtaaatccgttctcttcatctataaaaggggatgtgctccctccaacaaagggaccgactCTTGATGGATAAGTTGAACACACATGACATGACagacacagctgagcagcgaccaagctctcggcaaccttttcgatcattccatcagagacttgggactcatccctctctcgactgttttgTACCCCTACTGCGAAcaatttttggtactaataacatgagcagtagtagcaaactggacgtaggaacattctgcccgaaccagtataatcctcgtgtcctttagtgcaccatctgggcctaacacgcaataatcacaaatttactagccggcgtttgttcgaaacaccgacagttggcgcaccaggtaggggacctttgcgtgttccaaatcaggcctcgaatggctaACCACGCATTCAGCTGGGTCTCGAGAGCACACGTGCATTttagtgacctagacttcattgtcacgctgggaggagagttggcgctggcccacatggccgtccagtctctcccctccgcCAACTCCAGCTACCgaaggcttgagggccagcccgACATCTCCCTTGGAGCCCAGCCATCCAAGGAGGCCCTACGCCACATCACCCTCTCTCTGGAACGCTCCACTTAGTGTGCCTCGATggcgtttccattcggtctccacaACGCCACGGCGACCGTAAGCCACCTTATGGCCCAGCGCGCGATCTCATTTCCcatgaacaatgagttcatggggatgatcgaaagtgccactgaatccctccacggcctcctcacAGAGGGCCCAGGGTCAAACTCTGGTTCTGACTCCGGTCGGGGGAGCCATTATCCCTCCCGGGAATGCTTCGTGGCAGAAACCtccgagggacatgtcgaaagcaccTCCAAGGAGGAGGTCACCCCGGTGGGCAACTTCGGTGATGGAGCCGAAGGGGAGCAGTAGCCCCACCTcacataggggtggagcagctggaaGCCCAAAAATAGGAAATAGACGAAACCGGACAGCAGCTTGTCCAAGAATACAAGAAGATCAACGAGATCAGGCGCCGCGAAGATGGAGGACATGCATGCGCCGTGGCCCGCGAcatgaaccaaaggatcatcgccgacgatgaaacccttccccactttgctcgtgtgagccagaacatcaccgctacgATGGCCCTgcttcatggccttctagaggtcacaacgcccgaggatcatcgggtccaccacgagattcgcacgctactttaGCGTGTGGCAGCACAACAGGCAAAGAGCTCGATGTCTCGGCGACACGAGCCCGATGCCAGCCAGTGTACCCCCTTGGTGCGCCCTGCCAGGGATGCATCGGTCCACCAGGCGCCGCAAGGCGACGGGCAGCGCATCATGATCTCAATGCAccaacgtctcggccacaaccacgacgcacgcagcaccctcgacgcccgcagaTGTGCCCACAGCGACCCGAGGGAAGGAGCctgccgcggctatcatcctcgatgcaGTGGACACTACTACAGCGGCGAGGACTGGAGCTCGAGtcctggcctgccaggcccttaggTCTTCGATCGTCACATCCTCATCGCTgcattcccaccaaggtatcggcCACCATCCAACATCCCTAAGTACTCCAAggagacaaaccctggactttggcttgaggactatcggcttgcctatcaagccggtggtgtggataatgacgatttcattatccacaaccttccactgttccttGCCGATTCAgcatgagcgtggttggaacacctttcgtcCGACGCCATCCAGGGTTGGGCGGACTTAAGGgaaatctttgtggggaacttccagggcatgtacaaacatCCTGGAAAcccctgggacctcaagaactgttgccagaaggccgatgaaaccctctacaggtacatccggtgcttctcccgatagtgcaatgagctccctaacatcgccaacgccgacgtgataggagccttcctgtccgggaCAACCTATGATTCTTTGGTCCACAACCTCGaatgcaagggcccatgaaccaccaaggagctcctagacatcaccactaggcatgcctcaggagaagaggcggtcggagcaatctttgACCGTTCCAACAacaaggcaaggcgggatgagggtgccgacgaaggcacctccaaccatttcggcaaaaggaaaaacaagaagcaacggcgtgagGACCCACTCGCAGCTGTTGCTGACCGTAAGGGTGGTCAAAAACCTGTGGAGGGCGctccgaaccacttcaagaaaatgctcgaggggccatgcccgaaccacgccttccccatAAAGCATCTACTCAAGGACTACGGCCTCATGTGGAAGTTCCTGGCTAGAAGCGCTAACAAGGGGGAGCAagggaaggaacctacccccactACCGATGATGCCGAGGAGAAAGATGACGGCTTTCCAACGCTAgacggctacctcatgatctttagaggatcaacggcctatgactccaaacattgTTAGAAGGTCACACGCCGCCAAGTCTATACGGCCCAGCCAGCCACACCTCTTTTCCTCCAGTGGTCGGAAttcaccataaccttcgatcgggcCAACCACCTGAACACGATCCCGCATTCGAGAAGATATCTGCTTGTCATTGACCCAATCGTCAGCCCAAAGTgcctcaccaaagttctgatggacggtggtagcggcctcaacatcatgtatgcgaAGACGCTTGATgtaatgggcatcgaccgaacacACCTCCGCCcagtccgagcgcctttccacggcgtCATCCGCAGAAAGCAGGCCACgccactcggacagatcgatctgcccattacctttggggatcagtccaactataggactaagaccctcaccttcgatgtggtagggttccccagaactttccacgccatcttgggatgaccatgctacacgaagttcatggccatccccaactacacatacctcaagctgaagatgctaggcccacatggggtcatcaccgtcggcacctccttccagcgagcatacgagtgcgaagtcgagtgATGCGGCCACGCCATAGTAATCGTTGCCTCCGGGGAACTCGTtgcccttagggaggaggtcatcgaagaagcgcccgacgcaaAGAGTTTGTCCGGGTCATTCAAGTCGGCAGAgggctccaaagaggtcctcatagaccccaatagctccaagggtaaaatggtacggataggtaccgcgctctcctccaaataggaaagcacgctcatcgacttcttccgcgacaacaaagacatctttgcgtggaaaccctcggatatgccaggcatcccgagggaagtcaccgagcataccttgaaaatccacccatgctctaagccggtgaaacaatgcctacgccgcttcgacaaagaaaagcgcagggccattggtgaagagatagcaaaactacttgccgctggattcatcagggaagttcaccacccagagtggttagtaAATCCTGTTCTTAtatgaaaaaagagcgggaaatggaggatgtgtgttgactacactggtctcaacaaggcatgcccaaaagacccgtttcctttaccacgcatcgaccaaatagtcgattccacctcggggtgcgaaaccctctgcttccttgacgcgtactctggctatcaccaaattgcgatgaaagagtccaaccaactCACGATGTCTTTTATCACCCCGTTCGGACCGTACTGCTACgtctcaatgccattcggtctgaaaaaTGTTGGGGCCACttaccagtgttgtatgctcaattgcttcggggaCCTTATTGGGCGAATCATTGAggtctacgtcgatgacatcgtagttaagtccaggCGGGCTAACCACCTtgttgccgatcttgagcaaacctttgtgaaactctgagcaaattgcatcaaactcaatcctaagaaatgtgttttcggggtcccaaggggcatgctactcggcttcatcgtctctgagtgtggcatcaaagccaacccgaagaaaatctcagccatcataaggatgggtccgatccagaacataaaggggtcCAACGGGTCATAGGGTGCCTCGtcaccctcagccgattcatctcacgcctcggtgaatgatgactccccctttatcgactcctgaagaaagccgaccgcttcgagtggatagccaaggcctaggaggcgcttgacatagtcaagctgcttctaacaaaacccccggtcctagtccctccaagcgatggagaatccctcttgctatacatagcggccaccatgcaagtggttagcACTGCCCTGGTAGTAGaataggaagaagaggggcacgccctcaaggtctAGCGCccggtgtacttcatcagcgaggtactatccgactccaaaacacgctacccccaaatctagaagctcctatacgctgtCCTCATCACCATAAGAAAGCTATGCCATTACatcgagtcacaccctatgacagtaGTGACATTGTTCCCCCTCAGCCAGGTCGTCCATAGCCAGGACGCcataggaagaaccacaaagtgggcactcgagctgatggatcaaggcatcagaTATGCCCCCTGAgcggcgatcaagtcctaggtcttggctgacttcatcgcagagtggaTCGAGGTCCATATAAAACCGGCGGTCGTTGACCAGGAGTGCTGGATGATGTATTTcgatgggtcgctgatgaagaagggatccggcgtggggctagtctttgtatcacccctcggggtccacatgaggtatatggttcggctccattttccctcatcaaataatgtggctgaataCGAGGCACTCGTTAACGGCCTACGCATCGctatcgagctgggcatccgacgcctcgacattcagggtgactctcagctagttgttaaccaagtcatgaaggagtccagctatcatgacaccaagatggctacatactaccaagaagtctggtggctagaggacaagttcgacggcctcgaacttaaCCACGTCCcgaggcgcctcaacgaggcggccaaCGCACTCACgaaggcagcgtccgatcgagagccggtgccaacgggcgtcttcgccagcgaccaacatAAACCCTCAGTGCGCTATGAAGAGCCGAATCGGGCCGaggatggcccatctgatctggCCCTAAGGGCTGACCCGCCGACTGTTCCgtctgaccccgaggtcatggagcttgaagaggatccggtCGCAGGGCCTGACCCCTCGGACGACTGGAGAACGCcgtaccttgactacctcctccacgacacactGCCAACGGGCAGGATGGAAGCTCGATGGCTTgcacgtcgtgccaagtccttcgtccttgtagagggcaaactctaccgacagagccacaccgggatcctgcagcTCTGCATTGCCGATGAAAAAGGAAGACTtttgctgagcgacatccacagtgggggtctacggtcaccattccgcgccaaggaccttggttggaaacacattccgatagggcttctactggcctactATAGTAACCGACGCTGAGCAAATCGTACGCGCCTGCgtagggtgtcagtactatgctcgacagactcACCTTctggcccaggcactccagatgatccccattatgtggcccttcatggtctgggggctcgatcgggttgggccactcaaaaaggcgcccaacGGCTTCACCCACctccttgtcaccatagacaagtttacgaaatggatcgaagctcgaccgatctcaaagatcaaatccgagcaagttgtactgttcttcctcgacatcatccatcgctttggagtaccgaactccatcatcacagataatggcacgtagttcatcggtaggaaattcattcaattctatgatgaacaacacatccagatcgattgggcagccgtcgcacacccccggacgaacgggcaggtcgagcgcacaaatgacatgctcctatagggccttaagcctaggatcttcaaccggttgaacaagttcggcgtgtgttggctcgctgagctcccggcggtgctttggagcctaaggacaactcccgaccgggccactagctacacacctttcttcatggtctacggttctgaggctgtTCTCCTAATGGACCTTGACTACGGAGCACCGAGAATCAGAGCATTCAACGAACAGGGGGCCgaagcatcccaccaagacgccatggaccagctagacgaagcccgtgacatcgccctcctccattcagccaagtaccagcaggcattgcgacggtaccacagccgatgggtgcgggacTGAGCCTTCAATGTCAGGGACCTTGTCCgccgcctcgtgcagagcaacaaggaccgccacaagctctgcccaccctgggaggggccgtacgtcatcgcggaagtactccacctaggcgcctacaagttgaaaaccatcaacggcgaggtcttcaccaacgcctagaacatcgaacaactacatcgtttttacccttaaataaatgcatacttctTCTTATTAGttcttgtctttacaaatccccgatctttagtgacatctgacccctgcaaactatgaggggtcagacctcactcgggggctgatacaaatgatacaagtatgtttatcttgcaaacacttcctatgttaactttgcaaacattctctaagttttccactctTCCCGTAACAAGTCttaagggctaggatttcgggAGCAaattctgagtataactggtaggactgcgggaatcccacgccccagcggctacgacttctttgctcactagcataatcagaattagttcacccacactcctagttttttgcaacttgagccatgggaagggtcggagggcaccaaaacctctcctacaaaaagaggaagctaaaaaACTATTTGCTGTAACAAAACTCTTCccgtaacaagtcctaagggctagaaTTTCGGGAGCAaattctgagtataactggtaggactatgggaaTCCCATGCCCCAGCAGCTATGACTTCTTTactcaccagcgtaatcagaattagttcacccacactcctagttttttgcaacttgagccatgggaagggtcggagggcaccaAAACCTCTCCTACAAAAAGAGGAAGTTGAAAAACTATTTTctgtaacaaaagatgaaaaattgttcatttttgtacaaattcaccacttacaaagtgatttctttacaaaaaggactgttcactcagccccccccccccacaagCTTATTCAATTACAGCCTCTACATAGCTTTGCTACG
Coding sequences within:
- the LOC136454532 gene encoding uncharacterized protein — encoded protein: MATYYQEVWWLEDKFDGLELNHVPRRLNEAANALTKAASDREPVPTGVFASDQHKPSVRYEEPNRAEDGPSDLALRADPPTVPSDPEVMELEEDPVAGPDPSDDWRTPYLDYLLHDTLPTGRMEARWLARRAKSFVLVEGKLYRQSHTGILQLCIADEKGRLLLSDIHSGGLRSPFRAKDLGWKHIPIGLLLAYYSNRR